One Tamlana carrageenivorans genomic region harbors:
- the uvrA gene encoding excinuclease ABC subunit UvrA, with protein MKSITKNENPKENIIIKGAQLHNLKNIDVTIPRNKLVVITGLSGSGKSSLAFDTLYAEGQRRYVESLSSYARQFLGRLNKPKVEYIKGIAPAIAIEQKVNSTNPRSTVGTTTEIFDYLKLLFARIGKTYSPISGLEVKKDTVTDVIKYIKTFPENEKMLLLAPIILEEGRSMEDKLKTLNQQGYSRVKVNNDVFRIDQVENISKSDTFFLVVDRIVKKESEDFYNRLADAIQTAFYEGKGSCFIENLSTKTQRHFSNKFELDGLTFLEPNIHLFSFNNPYGACPKCEGYGDIIGIDEDLVIPNTGLSVYENAIFPWRGDSMSWYKDQLVNHSHKFDFPIHKPYFELTEDQKQLIWTGNQYFEGLNTFFSELEAKAYKIQNRVMLSRYRGKTKCKACQGKRLRTEANYVKISDATISDLVETPLDQLALFFKQLQLNEYDLKVAKRLLTEINNRLEFLSNVGLDYLTLNRKSNTLSGGESQRINLATSLGSSLVGSMYILDEPSIGLHPKDTEKLISVLKSLRDLGNTVIVVEHDEDIMKASNNIIDIGPEAGTLGGEVVAQGDFKTILKSESLTAKYLNGTLNIKVPKTRRTSKYYIDILGARENNLKNIDVRFPLGMLTVVTGVSGSGKSTLVKKILYPVVQKKLTDFSDKAGQFTALEGHFSNINHIEFVDQNPIGRSSRSNPVTYIKAYDDIRALFSKQKLSNIRNYQPKHFSFNVDGGRCESCKGEGEVTIEMQFMADVHLECETCKGKRFKKEILEVTYGGKNIDDILNLTIDDAIQFFEANEQTKIKNKLQPLQDVGLGYVTLGQSSSTLSGGEAQRIKLASFLGKGNNKEKALFIFDEPTTGLHFHDIQKLLKSFNALISKGHSIIVVEHNIDLIKCADFIIDLGPGGGDKGGYLVASGTPEDLIKNNKSEIAKYLKEKL; from the coding sequence ATGAAATCCATCACCAAGAACGAGAACCCTAAAGAAAATATTATAATAAAAGGTGCCCAATTGCACAATTTAAAAAATATTGATGTCACCATACCTAGAAACAAACTCGTGGTAATTACAGGGTTATCGGGTTCGGGGAAGTCAAGCTTAGCCTTTGATACCCTGTATGCTGAAGGACAGAGACGTTACGTGGAGAGTTTATCTAGCTATGCTAGGCAATTTCTTGGACGTTTAAACAAACCCAAAGTAGAATATATTAAAGGCATAGCACCTGCCATTGCTATTGAACAAAAAGTTAATTCTACGAATCCGCGATCAACAGTAGGTACTACCACCGAGATTTTTGACTATCTAAAACTTTTGTTTGCTAGAATTGGCAAAACCTACTCGCCTATTTCTGGGTTAGAAGTCAAAAAAGACACCGTTACAGATGTTATAAAATACATAAAAACCTTTCCTGAAAACGAAAAAATGCTTCTACTAGCACCCATTATCCTAGAGGAAGGGCGCAGCATGGAGGATAAGTTAAAAACACTTAATCAACAAGGATACTCAAGAGTAAAGGTTAATAATGATGTATTTAGAATTGATCAAGTAGAAAACATATCTAAGTCAGACACCTTTTTCTTAGTTGTTGATCGTATTGTTAAAAAAGAAAGTGAGGATTTCTATAATCGTCTAGCCGATGCGATTCAAACAGCATTTTATGAAGGCAAAGGCTCTTGTTTTATAGAAAACCTGAGTACCAAAACTCAGCGACACTTTAGTAATAAATTTGAATTAGACGGGTTAACATTTTTAGAACCCAATATTCATTTATTCAGCTTTAACAACCCTTACGGCGCTTGCCCGAAATGTGAAGGCTACGGAGACATTATAGGTATAGACGAAGACCTTGTTATACCCAACACAGGGCTTTCTGTTTATGAAAACGCCATATTCCCATGGCGTGGAGACAGCATGAGCTGGTACAAAGACCAACTTGTAAACCATTCTCATAAATTCGATTTTCCTATTCACAAGCCATATTTTGAACTTACTGAAGATCAGAAACAATTAATTTGGACTGGAAATCAATATTTTGAAGGGCTAAATACATTTTTCTCCGAACTTGAAGCTAAAGCTTATAAAATTCAGAATCGTGTCATGCTTTCTCGTTACCGAGGAAAAACAAAATGTAAAGCTTGTCAAGGTAAACGATTACGAACTGAAGCTAATTACGTTAAAATTTCTGACGCTACCATTTCTGATCTTGTGGAAACGCCTTTGGATCAACTAGCCTTGTTTTTCAAACAGTTACAATTAAACGAATACGATTTAAAAGTCGCTAAACGACTTCTAACCGAAATAAACAACAGATTAGAATTTCTTTCTAACGTTGGCCTAGACTACCTAACCTTAAATCGAAAATCAAATACCCTTTCTGGAGGTGAAAGTCAGCGTATTAATTTAGCTACCTCCCTAGGTAGTAGCTTAGTTGGTTCCATGTATATATTAGACGAACCAAGTATAGGTCTACACCCTAAAGACACTGAAAAACTCATTTCTGTTTTAAAGTCTTTACGAGATTTAGGCAATACCGTTATTGTCGTAGAGCACGATGAAGATATCATGAAAGCCTCAAATAATATCATTGATATTGGTCCTGAAGCAGGAACTTTAGGAGGCGAGGTAGTTGCTCAAGGGGATTTTAAAACCATTTTAAAATCTGAATCACTAACAGCAAAATACCTAAACGGTACTTTAAATATCAAGGTTCCTAAAACCAGACGAACCTCTAAATATTACATTGACATTTTGGGTGCTAGAGAAAACAACCTAAAAAATATCGATGTGCGCTTCCCTTTAGGCATGCTTACCGTAGTTACAGGAGTATCAGGAAGCGGAAAAAGCACATTAGTAAAAAAAATATTGTATCCTGTTGTGCAAAAGAAACTCACAGATTTTAGTGATAAGGCAGGGCAATTTACTGCTCTAGAAGGCCATTTCAGCAACATAAATCATATTGAATTTGTAGATCAAAACCCAATTGGAAGATCATCACGATCAAATCCTGTGACCTACATCAAGGCTTATGATGACATTCGAGCACTGTTCTCTAAACAAAAACTAAGCAATATAAGAAACTACCAACCGAAACATTTTTCATTTAACGTAGATGGCGGACGCTGTGAAAGTTGTAAAGGTGAAGGTGAAGTAACCATTGAAATGCAATTTATGGCCGACGTGCATTTAGAATGTGAAACTTGTAAAGGAAAACGATTCAAAAAAGAAATTCTCGAAGTAACATATGGCGGAAAAAATATTGATGATATTTTAAATCTAACTATCGATGATGCTATTCAATTTTTTGAAGCTAACGAACAAACAAAAATTAAAAACAAACTTCAACCTCTTCAGGATGTCGGTTTAGGCTATGTGACACTAGGACAAAGCTCCTCGACCCTTTCAGGAGGAGAAGCACAACGTATTAAACTTGCTTCATTTTTAGGAAAAGGCAACAATAAAGAGAAGGCCTTATTCATTTTTGATGAACCCACTACAGGGCTTCATTTTCATGATATTCAAAAGCTTTTAAAATCATTTAATGCTTTAATTTCTAAAGGACATTCTATTATAGTTGTTGAACATAATATTGACCTCATTAAATGCGCTGATTTTATAATTGATTTAGGCCCTGGCGGAGGTGATAAAGGAGGATATTTAGTTGCCTCAGGAACTCCTGAAGACCTTATTAAAAACAACAAGTCTGAAATAGCTAAATACCTAAAAGAAAAACTTTAA
- a CDS encoding RNA polymerase sigma factor — MRNELITDGTLVSSYIKGDEYALEVLILRHKQKIYSFIYSKVFDKDVAEDIFQDTFIKVIRTLKRGAYNEEGKFLPWVMRISHNLVIDYFRKSNRMPKFDNSGEFSIFSVLSDTSLNAEKTIIKEQVENDVRRLVDKLPDDQKEVLLLRIYNDMSFKEISDKTGVSINTALGRMRYALINLRKIIDKHNIVLTN, encoded by the coding sequence ATGCGAAACGAACTTATTACAGATGGCACTCTGGTTAGCAGCTACATAAAAGGTGATGAATACGCCTTAGAAGTCCTTATTTTAAGGCATAAACAAAAAATCTACAGTTTTATTTATTCTAAAGTTTTCGACAAAGATGTTGCTGAGGATATATTTCAAGACACCTTTATTAAAGTAATACGAACCTTAAAACGTGGTGCTTATAATGAGGAAGGAAAGTTTTTACCTTGGGTGATGCGTATTTCACATAATTTGGTGATCGATTATTTTAGAAAAAGTAATAGAATGCCAAAATTTGATAATTCTGGTGAGTTTAGCATTTTTTCGGTATTAAGTGATACCAGCTTGAATGCTGAAAAAACGATTATAAAAGAGCAGGTTGAAAATGACGTAAGGCGTTTGGTAGATAAGCTTCCTGACGACCAAAAAGAGGTTTTGCTTTTGCGTATCTATAATGACATGAGTTTTAAGGAGATATCTGACAAAACAGGGGTGAGTATTAACACAGCATTGGGGCGTATGCGTTATGCTTTAATTAATCTTCGTAAAATTATAGATAAGCACAATATTGTTTTAACCAATTAA
- a CDS encoding endonuclease III domain-containing protein has protein sequence MTKQEKVEFVIKTLSELYPEIPIPLDHKDPYTLLIAVLMSAQSTDVRVNQITPLLFERADNPYDMVKLSVEEIREIIKPVGLSPMKSKGIFGLSHILIDKHNGEVPNDMEALEALPAVGHKTASVVISQAFGVPAFPVDTHIHRLMYRWNLSNGKNVTQTEKDAKRLFPKELWNDLHLQIIWYGREYSPARGWNLNKDIITKTIGRQSVIKDYLKQKKS, from the coding sequence ATGACGAAACAAGAAAAGGTTGAATTTGTTATAAAAACCTTAAGCGAGCTTTATCCTGAAATACCAATTCCACTAGACCATAAAGATCCTTATACCCTATTAATAGCCGTATTAATGTCGGCGCAAAGTACCGATGTGCGTGTCAACCAAATTACACCTTTGCTATTTGAAAGAGCTGACAACCCGTACGATATGGTTAAACTTTCTGTTGAAGAAATTAGAGAAATTATTAAGCCAGTAGGCCTTTCTCCTATGAAAAGTAAAGGTATTTTTGGTTTATCTCATATTCTTATCGACAAACACAACGGTGAAGTACCTAATGACATGGAGGCTCTTGAAGCACTTCCTGCTGTTGGCCACAAAACAGCAAGTGTTGTCATTTCACAGGCTTTTGGTGTTCCTGCATTCCCTGTAGACACACATATTCACCGACTCATGTATCGCTGGAATTTAAGCAATGGTAAAAATGTGACACAAACTGAAAAAGACGCCAAAAGATTATTTCCTAAAGAATTATGGAACGACTTACATCTACAAATCATTTGGTATGGAAGAGAATACTCTCCTGCTCGAGGCTGGAACTTAAACAAAGATATTATTACAAAAACTATAGGGAGACAATCTGTTATAAAGGATTATTTAAAACAAAAAAAGTCCTGA
- the bcp gene encoding thioredoxin-dependent thiol peroxidase: MKTLKQGDTVPDFTSKDEQGREISLSDYKGKKLIVFFYPKASTPGCTNEACNLRDNYETLQAQGYELLGVSADSEKRQTNFKKKYNFPFPLLADEDKTVINAFGVWGPKKFMGREYDGIHRKTFLIDEQGVVERVIDKVKTKDHAAQILE; this comes from the coding sequence ATGAAAACATTAAAGCAAGGTGATACGGTACCAGATTTCACATCAAAAGACGAGCAAGGGCGTGAAATTTCGCTAAGTGACTATAAAGGAAAAAAACTAATCGTGTTTTTTTATCCCAAAGCAAGTACGCCAGGCTGTACTAATGAGGCTTGTAATTTAAGAGATAATTACGAAACTTTACAGGCTCAAGGTTATGAATTGTTGGGTGTTAGTGCAGATTCTGAAAAAAGACAAACTAACTTTAAAAAGAAATACAATTTCCCATTCCCGTTGTTAGCTGATGAGGATAAAACCGTTATAAATGCGTTCGGCGTATGGGGGCCTAAAAAGTTTATGGGGAGAGAATATGATGGGATTCATAGAAAAACCTTTTTAATAGATGAGCAAGGTGTTGTAGAGCGCGTTATCGATAAAGTGAAAACTAAAGATCACGCGGCGCAAATTTTAGAATAG
- a CDS encoding nicotinate-nucleotide adenylyltransferase — protein MEITIKGDKEFDDIPSLKSKALRINLNENIYGTFAEIGAGQETCRHFFRAGGASGTIAKAMSAYDKDFSDAIYGAEDDGRYVTEARLRKMLAHEMSLMENRLTREKNPNKIFFTYANTVATIDFAKQFKGHGWVGIKYQVEAGAEYNEIILHLRFKETDARLQQETLGILGTNLIYGAFYKYNEPKKLLRYLYDHLDKDRLEIDTINFSGPVFSNVDNRLMSLQLVKNGMTDAVMFGPDGTNVLPAKVFYKKNILALRGSFRPVTKVNMAMYEKSYEMFIKENKVDVNKTVVVFEITLSNLRAEGEIDEQDFIDRADLLCSIGQSVMISNFQEYFKVVEYFSNYTKARMGLAMGVNNLIDIFDEKYYRHISGGILEAFGKLFFKDLKVYLYPMLDPDTGELITSENLKVYPRMKELYKFFKYNGKVIDITDYDPKIMNIFSREILQMISSGDRGWEDMVPEGTAELIKDYRLFGYTRKPLTLNRKRK, from the coding sequence ATGGAAATTACCATTAAAGGAGATAAAGAGTTTGATGACATTCCTTCATTAAAATCTAAAGCACTTCGCATTAATTTAAACGAAAATATTTACGGTACTTTTGCCGAAATTGGAGCCGGACAAGAAACTTGTCGCCATTTTTTTAGAGCTGGAGGCGCCTCTGGCACCATTGCAAAAGCTATGTCTGCTTACGACAAAGACTTTAGTGATGCTATTTATGGTGCTGAAGACGACGGTCGTTATGTAACCGAAGCTCGTTTACGCAAAATGCTGGCTCATGAGATGAGCTTGATGGAAAATAGACTTACTCGGGAAAAAAATCCGAATAAAATATTTTTCACTTATGCCAATACGGTGGCTACAATTGACTTCGCAAAGCAATTTAAGGGTCATGGTTGGGTTGGAATTAAATACCAAGTTGAAGCTGGAGCTGAATACAACGAAATTATTTTACACCTCCGCTTTAAAGAAACAGACGCCAGGTTACAACAAGAAACTTTAGGAATCCTAGGTACAAACCTAATTTATGGCGCCTTTTATAAGTATAATGAACCAAAAAAATTACTGCGCTATCTTTATGATCATTTAGATAAAGACCGTTTAGAAATTGATACCATAAACTTTTCTGGACCAGTTTTTAGTAATGTTGATAATCGATTGATGAGTTTACAACTGGTTAAAAATGGCATGACCGATGCTGTTATGTTTGGACCAGATGGCACTAATGTTTTACCTGCCAAAGTGTTTTACAAGAAAAACATTTTAGCGCTTCGTGGTAGCTTTAGACCGGTGACTAAAGTGAATATGGCTATGTACGAGAAATCGTACGAAATGTTTATAAAAGAGAATAAAGTCGATGTTAATAAAACGGTTGTTGTTTTTGAAATCACCTTATCAAACTTACGTGCTGAAGGTGAAATTGATGAGCAAGATTTTATTGATCGCGCTGACCTGCTATGCTCTATAGGACAATCGGTTATGATATCTAACTTCCAAGAATACTTTAAGGTTGTTGAATACTTTTCTAACTACACAAAAGCTAGAATGGGATTGGCTATGGGGGTAAATAACCTCATTGATATTTTTGATGAAAAATATTACCGACACATTAGTGGAGGTATCTTAGAAGCTTTTGGTAAACTATTTTTTAAAGATCTAAAAGTATACTTATACCCTATGCTTGACCCGGATACAGGAGAGTTAATCACAAGCGAAAACCTAAAAGTTTACCCTAGAATGAAAGAGTTGTATAAATTCTTCAAATACAACGGAAAAGTTATTGATATTACAGATTACGACCCAAAAATCATGAATATTTTCTCTCGTGAAATACTACAAATGATTTCAAGCGGAGACCGTGGTTGGGAAGATATGGTTCCTGAAGGCACCGCCGAATTAATCAAAGACTATCGTTTGTTTGGCTACACCAGAAAACCATTAACTTTAAACAGAAAAAGAAAATAG
- a CDS encoding MBL fold metallo-hydrolase, whose protein sequence is MKITFLGTGTSQGIPIIGSDHPVCKSSNPKDKRLRVSVLIEWNGFHYVIDCGPDFRYQMLRSGCSKIDAILFTHEHSDHVLGLDDIRPFYFKQGDISIYAHKRVLKALKKRFDYIFSTKNKYPGAPSLHVNRIKNKSFKLNEDVVIPIKGLHATLQVFGYRFNDFAYLTDMKSVSDKEIEKLKGVKVLVVNALRIQPHHSHFNLEEALAFIEKVNPEKAYLTHISHLLGFHDEVEKSLPDNVFLAYDELEILI, encoded by the coding sequence TTGAAAATAACGTTTCTTGGTACTGGTACTTCTCAAGGTATCCCAATTATTGGGAGTGATCACCCGGTTTGTAAAAGTTCAAATCCGAAAGATAAACGTTTGCGTGTTTCAGTTTTAATTGAATGGAACGGATTTCATTACGTAATTGATTGTGGTCCAGATTTTAGATATCAAATGTTACGTTCTGGGTGTTCTAAAATAGATGCTATTCTTTTTACCCACGAGCATTCAGATCATGTGTTAGGCCTAGATGATATTCGACCTTTTTATTTTAAACAAGGTGACATTTCCATTTATGCACATAAGCGGGTTTTAAAAGCATTAAAGAAGCGATTTGATTATATTTTTTCTACTAAAAACAAATATCCAGGAGCACCATCACTTCATGTAAACCGTATAAAAAACAAATCATTTAAATTAAATGAAGACGTGGTAATTCCTATAAAAGGACTTCATGCTACTTTGCAGGTATTCGGATATCGATTCAATGATTTTGCATATTTAACTGATATGAAATCGGTATCAGATAAAGAAATAGAAAAGCTAAAAGGTGTGAAGGTTTTAGTTGTTAATGCCTTGCGGATACAGCCACACCATTCACATTTCAATTTAGAAGAAGCCTTGGCTTTTATTGAAAAAGTGAATCCAGAAAAAGCATATTTAACCCATATTAGTCATTTGTTGGGATTTCATGATGAAGTTGAAAAATCATTGCCGGATAACGTATTCTTGGCTTATGACGAATTAGAAATTTTAATTTAA
- a CDS encoding hydrolase, whose translation MKQKIFMYLFIFTSLLVLFQYVNAKNIFKDIDKKLVTSRTELKKYKDSVAVLQNDIMEASHFNLDKNEDAITYFENEGYKVDELIPFIKDELYKLNEVRGEHPLIPYASSEGRKLMLNTIKLLNHKWIIADFSDGEFWGELFLTYEITEDKELKFNLVEHFLYPLN comes from the coding sequence ATGAAGCAAAAAATTTTCATGTACCTGTTCATATTTACCAGCTTATTGGTTTTGTTTCAGTATGTTAACGCTAAAAATATATTTAAGGATATTGACAAAAAGCTAGTTACGAGTAGAACTGAATTAAAAAAATATAAAGATTCTGTAGCTGTTTTACAAAATGACATTATGGAAGCTTCACATTTTAACCTTGATAAAAACGAAGACGCCATAACCTATTTTGAAAATGAGGGTTATAAAGTTGATGAACTTATTCCGTTTATTAAAGATGAGCTTTATAAATTAAACGAGGTTCGTGGTGAACATCCGTTAATACCTTATGCTTCTAGTGAAGGAAGAAAACTGATGTTAAACACCATTAAGCTTCTTAACCACAAATGGATTATTGCAGATTTTTCAGATGGTGAATTTTGGGGAGAATTGTTCTTAACTTATGAAATTACAGAAGATAAAGAATTAAAATTTAACCTTGTAGAACATTTCCTGTATCCTTTAAACTAA
- a CDS encoding DNA topoisomerase IV: MRFLPLLLLFVLCSCYEKARDCQSFQTGEFYSEATINGEVFKSTFYRNKDIQVETYDSKVDSSKLRWVNDCEVVFKTINPKNMAERKDIHLKILTTTDSSYTYEYSYVGETKKQKGTAYKVK; encoded by the coding sequence ATGCGATTCTTACCTCTTTTACTATTGTTTGTTTTATGTAGCTGTTATGAGAAAGCTAGAGATTGCCAATCTTTTCAAACAGGCGAATTTTATAGTGAAGCTACTATTAACGGAGAAGTATTTAAGTCTACTTTTTATAGGAATAAAGATATTCAAGTTGAAACCTATGACAGCAAAGTTGATTCGTCAAAATTACGTTGGGTTAACGATTGTGAAGTGGTTTTTAAAACCATAAACCCAAAGAATATGGCCGAGCGTAAAGATATTCACCTTAAAATATTAACAACTACCGATTCTTCGTACACCTATGAATATTCATATGTAGGTGAAACCAAAAAGCAAAAAGGAACGGCTTATAAAGTGAAATAG
- a CDS encoding helix-turn-helix domain-containing protein: MVNNKDFIKRLQKVMDFYGESASAFAEKIDVQRSSISHILSGRNKPSLDFVLKILSSYPEVNLYWLLNGKGEFPSSEKETPETKPSPKDQNPQTNFNFDEIETKTTSSNSVEEKTIDRIVIFYSDGTFKNYMN, from the coding sequence ATGGTAAACAACAAGGATTTCATTAAACGACTACAAAAAGTCATGGATTTTTATGGAGAATCAGCTTCTGCTTTCGCTGAAAAAATAGATGTACAGCGCTCTAGTATTTCGCACATCCTTTCAGGAAGAAATAAACCAAGCTTAGATTTTGTTCTTAAAATTTTATCCTCCTATCCTGAGGTAAATTTGTATTGGCTATTAAATGGCAAAGGAGAATTTCCTTCAAGCGAAAAAGAGACTCCGGAAACCAAACCGTCTCCTAAAGACCAAAACCCTCAAACAAATTTTAATTTTGACGAAATTGAAACAAAAACAACAAGCAGTAATTCTGTAGAAGAAAAAACTATAGATCGTATTGTTATATTTTATTCTGACGGAACTTTTAAAAATTACATGAATTAA
- a CDS encoding M14 family zinc carboxypeptidase: MNIQAIKSLFLNNKETALYGRYITNKDIEPLLNNLPETASVKVIGRSVQDRPIYGVKTGHGKKRVLLWSQMHGNESTTTKALFDLLNTLLKDESDLNHLLKACTLYIIPILNPDGAKAYTRINANEVDLNRDAQNLTQPESQVLRVIFNDFKPHFCYNLHGQRTIFSAGKVNKSATVSFLSPAQDKNCTITPNRKVSMEVIAVMNAMLQQEIPDQVGVYDDAFNINCVGDTFQSENVPTILFEAGHFHEDYQREKTRELIYMSYLTSLDYIAKNSVDGSAYEPYLNIPENEKLFLDIIIRNATVKGEVVDVGIQFEERLIGENLKFIPKIVKIEQLEGIFGHKEIEAHGNEVFNAQGNALEMDSENVLVRIDNEKILLNTK, from the coding sequence ATGAATATTCAAGCTATTAAATCACTCTTTTTAAATAATAAAGAAACTGCGCTTTATGGTCGTTATATTACTAATAAAGACATAGAGCCCTTATTAAATAATTTACCAGAAACAGCAAGCGTAAAAGTTATTGGTCGCTCTGTACAAGACAGACCTATTTATGGTGTAAAAACTGGACATGGTAAAAAACGTGTCTTATTATGGTCACAGATGCACGGTAATGAATCGACAACTACAAAAGCATTGTTTGATCTATTAAACACTTTATTAAAAGATGAATCGGACTTAAACCACCTTTTAAAGGCTTGTACACTTTATATAATTCCAATTTTAAATCCCGATGGTGCCAAGGCTTATACACGAATTAATGCAAATGAAGTAGATTTAAATAGAGACGCTCAAAATTTGACCCAACCAGAGAGTCAAGTTTTAAGAGTTATATTTAATGACTTTAAGCCTCACTTTTGTTATAATTTACATGGACAGCGTACTATTTTTAGTGCTGGGAAGGTGAATAAATCGGCAACGGTATCATTTTTATCCCCTGCACAGGACAAGAATTGTACAATAACGCCTAATAGAAAGGTATCTATGGAGGTTATTGCTGTTATGAATGCGATGTTACAGCAAGAAATTCCTGATCAAGTAGGGGTTTACGATGATGCTTTTAACATTAACTGTGTAGGCGATACGTTTCAGAGTGAAAATGTACCAACCATATTGTTTGAAGCGGGGCATTTCCACGAAGATTATCAAAGAGAGAAGACGCGTGAGCTTATTTATATGTCCTATTTAACGTCTTTAGACTATATCGCTAAAAATTCTGTTGATGGATCGGCTTATGAGCCTTATTTAAATATTCCTGAAAATGAAAAACTGTTTTTAGATATCATTATTAGAAATGCAACAGTAAAAGGGGAGGTTGTAGATGTTGGAATTCAATTTGAAGAAAGGTTAATCGGTGAAAATTTAAAATTTATTCCAAAAATAGTTAAAATAGAACAGCTTGAAGGAATTTTTGGTCATAAAGAAATTGAAGCTCATGGAAATGAGGTGTTTAATGCGCAAGGGAATGCATTGGAAATGGATAGCGAAAACGTTTTAGTAAGAATAGATAATGAAAAAATCTTATTGAATACGAAATAA
- a CDS encoding Lrp/AsnC family transcriptional regulator, with the protein MGKIKLDEIDHQILDMLIDNTRIPFTDIAKKLLISAGTVHVRVKKMEESGIIKGSSLMLDYKKLGYSFIAYVGVYLNNTSQTKFVLERINEIAYVTVAHITTGKFNIFCKIRARSTEHAKEVIFLLDDIEGVYRTETMISLEESINDKKRLMHSIFNEM; encoded by the coding sequence ATGGGTAAAATAAAATTAGACGAAATAGATCACCAAATTCTTGACATGTTAATAGATAACACAAGAATTCCATTTACAGACATTGCTAAAAAACTATTAATTTCAGCTGGAACAGTACATGTGCGTGTTAAAAAGATGGAAGAATCAGGAATTATTAAAGGTTCGTCATTAATGCTGGACTATAAAAAATTAGGTTATTCTTTTATAGCTTATGTAGGGGTTTATCTTAACAATACTTCTCAAACAAAATTTGTTTTAGAACGTATAAATGAAATTGCTTATGTAACTGTAGCTCATATTACAACCGGAAAATTTAATATTTTCTGTAAAATTAGAGCAAGAAGTACCGAACATGCCAAAGAAGTTATCTTTTTATTAGATGATATTGAAGGTGTTTATAGAACAGAAACTATGATTTCGCTTGAAGAAAGTATCAACGATAAAAAACGATTGATGCATTCTATTTTTAATGAAATGTAA
- a CDS encoding SixA phosphatase family protein yields MKNLILVRHAKSSWEFDVIDHERPLNTRGLEDAELVSKQLAKDNFVVDKLASSDAYRAKNTAEIFIKNLEIDDSIISYHYDLYDFAGYNLMDYIKSCNNHINNLMIFGHNHAITDFVNTHGNQIIENVPTSGFVKIEFDVKHWNEIEKGKTVQILFPRHLK; encoded by the coding sequence ATGAAAAATTTAATTTTAGTTAGGCATGCCAAATCTTCGTGGGAATTTGATGTTATAGACCATGAACGCCCTTTGAATACAAGAGGCTTGGAAGATGCTGAATTGGTTTCAAAACAATTAGCAAAGGACAACTTTGTTGTAGACAAACTCGCTTCAAGTGATGCTTATCGTGCCAAAAACACGGCAGAAATCTTTATTAAAAATCTCGAAATAGACGATTCGATTATCAGCTACCATTATGACTTGTATGATTTTGCAGGTTACAATTTAATGGACTATATAAAATCTTGTAATAATCACATTAATAACCTTATGATTTTTGGGCATAATCATGCCATCACAGATTTTGTAAATACCCATGGTAATCAAATTATTGAAAATGTACCTACTTCTGGTTTCGTTAAAATTGAATTTGATGTAAAGCACTGGAATGAAATCGAAAAAGGTAAAACGGTTCAAATTTTGTTTCCGAGACATTTGAAATAA